From a single Endozoicomonas euniceicola genomic region:
- a CDS encoding C2H2-type zinc finger protein, with protein sequence MGKKNNAPVFVFSKKMLAVVFLLWLAAMVDSARGEWVTPDSAHQVGTAHVASRLWLQQQPVLKSAMDEKVAVSKRSAAVVILVEDDGFSVLATEPAVFTWQDACNATTLSDMTRHLRCHDPNALLTGLRATLQFSHSGESVQVTGFASVLQVQTTGGTDLAIAPFQSDSPGLPDQQYEQQYRAILEYLSRQRRKSEEIDRRTRFWTNAMSRLAPEKPDEVLRQEQKIKEQRAPFRFHYSLAHRSALQDETFWFFTDKMEGRKVVLTPDNNLSACTPVSLSSGSMADLSNGSKRNPPPVDKPAATKSKKRKLSTSTSTSTSNSESPQSVTNPQTEGYPVIPDIPIKQEENVIEFGERKVLTSAELFIIKPESGITRKPPEPPFKTNCKILGAPAFWKLFTKKKRQQLENRILEYINKTNEEREAHIEGLVREVRYEANEGDPYQALDGQKHVVAAKKLSRGTVLGHYRGSLWLIDENAPSPECGTLDQQISYSVNCDYKEGGEEATDDCQEMYWLSGYDDGNIFSCVNDCTVTSNADDNTGTLEPNVSFIIVYMDDFPVVMVVTTEDIPEGKGLWLSYGKPYWDYKNEPVVVPDGDDDHSGAGAKNKKHVCDVCQKGFAYSSNLLIHQHSHTGAKPYECDVCQKRFAHSGDLVRHKRTHTGEKPYECDVCKKTFTQSGHLKVHKHTHTREKPYKCDVCQKGFIHSSHLTRHKRTHTGEKPYKCDVCQKGFIHSSHLTRHKRTHTGEKPHECDKCQKRFAQSGGLVRHKRSHTGERPHECDKCQKRFTDSGNLAAHKRTHTGEKPYGCNVCEKRFARSEGLTRHKRTHTGEKPYECNVCQKRFALSSNLSKHKRTQHKESPTEQPPQQ encoded by the coding sequence ATGGGCAAAAAAAATAACGCTCCAGTCTTTGTGTTTTCAAAAAAAATGTTGGCAGTGGTGTTTCTGCTGTGGCTGGCTGCCATGGTGGACAGCGCCCGTGGAGAATGGGTAACACCAGATTCTGCACATCAGGTCGGGACTGCTCATGTTGCTTCAAGGCTCTGGCTTCAGCAACAACCCGTGCTTAAATCCGCTATGGATGAAAAAGTGGCGGTTTCAAAAAGATCGGCAGCGGTGGTTATCCTGGTAGAAGACGACGGTTTTAGTGTACTGGCCACTGAGCCGGCAGTCTTCACATGGCAGGATGCGTGCAATGCCACCACACTTTCCGACATGACCCGGCATCTGCGCTGCCACGACCCCAATGCCCTGCTGACCGGGTTAAGAGCCACACTGCAGTTTAGTCACAGTGGGGAGTCTGTGCAGGTGACCGGGTTTGCCTCGGTTTTGCAGGTGCAGACTACCGGAGGAACAGACCTGGCCATTGCTCCTTTTCAGAGTGATAGCCCGGGTCTGCCTGACCAGCAATATGAACAACAGTACAGAGCCATTCTGGAGTACCTGTCCCGGCAAAGGAGAAAGTCTGAAGAGATAGACCGGCGAACAAGATTCTGGACAAACGCCATGTCAAGGTTAGCCCCTGAAAAACCGGACGAAGTGTTAAGGCAGGAGCAGAAAATAAAGGAGCAGCGAGCGCCTTTCAGGTTCCATTACTCACTGGCACACCGTTCGGCCCTGCAGGATGAAACGTTCTGGTTTTTTACGGACAAGATGGAGGGAAGAAAAGTTGTGCTGACTCCCGACAATAACCTTTCTGCCTGCACTCCTGTTTCCCTGTCATCGGGGAGCATGGCTGACCTGTCCAATGGTTCCAAAAGAAATCCTCCACCCGTTGATAAACCAGCAGCTACGAAGAGCAAAAAAAGAAAACTCAGCACCAGCACCAGCACCAGCACCAGTAATAGCGAGAGCCCGCAGAGTGTCACAAATCCGCAGACCGAGGGTTATCCCGTGATACCGGATATCCCCATAAAACAGGAAGAAAATGTCATTGAATTTGGTGAAAGAAAAGTCTTGACAAGTGCTGAACTGTTTATCATCAAGCCGGAAAGCGGTATTACCAGAAAACCGCCAGAACCGCCTTTCAAAACAAATTGCAAGATTCTGGGTGCCCCAGCATTCTGGAAACTTTTTACTAAGAAAAAGCGACAGCAACTGGAAAACAGGATATTGGAATATATTAATAAAACCAATGAAGAAAGAGAGGCGCACATCGAAGGTCTGGTCAGAGAGGTGCGGTACGAGGCAAACGAGGGCGACCCTTACCAGGCTCTGGACGGGCAAAAGCATGTAGTAGCCGCCAAAAAACTATCCCGGGGTACTGTACTGGGACATTACCGGGGCTCTCTCTGGTTGATAGATGAGAATGCCCCGTCTCCGGAGTGTGGTACGTTAGACCAGCAAATATCCTATTCCGTTAACTGTGACTACAAAGAAGGAGGAGAAGAAGCCACGGATGATTGTCAGGAAATGTACTGGCTTTCAGGTTATGACGACGGCAATATTTTTTCCTGCGTTAACGACTGTACCGTCACCAGCAATGCCGACGACAATACCGGTACTTTAGAGCCAAACGTCAGTTTCATTATTGTTTATATGGATGATTTCCCCGTGGTTATGGTCGTGACAACAGAGGATATCCCGGAGGGCAAAGGACTCTGGCTGAGCTATGGAAAACCTTACTGGGACTATAAAAACGAACCGGTTGTGGTGCCCGACGGTGATGACGATCATAGCGGAGCCGGGGCAAAAAACAAAAAACACGTGTGTGATGTGTGTCAAAAGGGATTTGCTTACTCCAGTAACCTCTTAATACATCAGCATAGCCACACCGGGGCGAAGCCTTATGAGTGCGATGTGTGCCAAAAGAGATTTGCTCATTCCGGAGACCTCGTAAGACACAAGCGCACCCACACCGGAGAGAAGCCTTATGAGTGCGATGTGTGTAAAAAGACATTTACTCAATCCGGACACCTCAAAGTACACAAACACACTCACACCAGGGAGAAGCCTTATAAGTGCGATGTGTGTCAAAAGGGATTTATTCACTCCAGTCACCTCACAAGACACAAGCGCACCCACACCGGGGAGAAGCCTTATAAGTGCGATGTGTGTCAAAAGGGATTTATTCACTCCAGTCACCTCACAAGACACAAGCGCACCCACACCGGGGAGAAGCCTCATGAGTGCGATAAGTGCCAAAAGAGATTTGCTCAATCCGGAGGCCTCGTAAGACACAAACGCAGCCACACAGGGGAGAGGCCTCATGAGTGCGATAAGTGCCAAAAGAGATTTACTGACTCGGGAAACTTAGCAGCACACAAACGAACCCACACCGGAGAGAAGCCTTATGGGTGCAATGTGTGTGAAAAGAGATTTGCTCGCTCCGAAGGCCTCACAAGACACAAGCGCACCCACACCGGAGAGAAGCCTTATGAGTGCAATGTGTGTCAAAAGAGATTTGCTCTTTCCAGTAACCTCTCAAAACACAAGCGCACTCAACACAAGGAATCCCCAACAGAACAACCACCACAGCAATAG
- a CDS encoding C2H2-type zinc finger protein — MGKKNNAPVFVFSKKMLAAVFLLWLAVMVDNTRGEWVTPASVHQGGIAHVASRLWLQQQPVLKSAMDEKVAVSKRSAAVVILVEDDGFSVLATEPAAFTWQDACNATTLSDMNRHLRCHDPNALLTGLRATLQFSHSGESVQVTGFASVLQVQTTGGTDLAIAPFQSDSPGLPDQQYEQQYRAILEYLSRQRRKSEEIDRRTRFWTNAMSRLAPEKPDEVLRQEQKIKEQRAPFRFHYSLAHRSALQDETFWFFTDKMEGREIVLTPDNNLSACTPVSLSSGSMADLSNGSKRNPPPVDKPAATKSKKRKLSTSTSTSTSNSESPQSVTNPKTEGYPVIPDIPIKQEENVIEFGERKVLTSAELFVIKPESGITRKPPEPPFKTNCKILRAPAFWKLFTKKKRQQLENRILEYINKTNEEREAHIEGLVREVRYEANEGDPYQALDGQKHVVAAKKLSKGTVLGHYRGSLWLIDENAPSPECGTLDQQISYSVNCDYKEEGEEATDDCQEMYWLSGYDDGNIFSCVNDCTVTSNADHDTATVEPNVSFIIVYMDDFPVVMVVTTEDIPEGKGLWLSYGEPYWDYKNEPVVVPEDENDRSGARAKNKKHVCDVCGRELANPGSLTRHKLIHTGEKPYECDVCQKGFVQPHNLIVHKMRTHTGEKPYGCDMCKKGFAESGDLAKHKRTHTGEKPYECDVCQKRFAVLGDLAKHRRTHTGERPYECDVCQKGFACSSNLIRHKRIHTGEKPYKCDVCEKRFACSNNLARHKRTQHKNLPTEQPPQQ, encoded by the coding sequence ATGGGCAAAAAAAATAACGCTCCAGTCTTTGTGTTTTCAAAAAAAATGTTGGCAGCGGTGTTTCTGCTGTGGCTGGCTGTCATGGTGGACAATACCCGTGGAGAATGGGTAACACCAGCTTCTGTACATCAGGGCGGGATTGCCCATGTTGCTTCAAGGCTCTGGCTTCAGCAACAACCCGTGCTTAAATCCGCTATGGATGAAAAAGTTGCGGTTTCAAAAAGATCGGCAGCGGTGGTTATTCTGGTAGAAGACGACGGTTTTAGTGTACTGGCCACTGAGCCGGCAGCCTTCACATGGCAGGATGCGTGTAATGCCACCACGCTTTCTGACATGAACCGGCATTTGCGCTGCCACGACCCCAATGCCCTGCTGACCGGGTTAAGAGCCACACTGCAGTTTAGTCACAGTGGGGAGTCTGTGCAGGTGACAGGGTTTGCGTCGGTTTTGCAGGTGCAGACTACCGGAGGAACAGACCTGGCCATTGCTCCTTTTCAGAGTGATAGCCCGGGTCTGCCTGACCAGCAATATGAACAACAGTACAGAGCCATTCTGGAGTACCTGTCCCGGCAAAGGAGAAAGTCTGAAGAGATAGACCGGCGAACAAGATTCTGGACAAACGCCATGTCAAGGTTAGCCCCTGAAAAACCGGACGAAGTGTTAAGGCAGGAGCAGAAAATAAAGGAGCAGCGAGCGCCTTTCAGGTTCCATTACTCACTGGCACACCGTTCGGCCCTGCAGGATGAAACGTTCTGGTTTTTTACGGACAAGATGGAGGGAAGAGAAATTGTGCTGACTCCCGACAATAACCTTTCTGCCTGCACTCCTGTTTCCCTGTCATCGGGGAGCATGGCTGACCTGTCCAATGGTTCCAAAAGAAATCCTCCACCCGTTGATAAACCAGCAGCTACGAAGAGCAAAAAAAGAAAACTCAGCACCAGCACCAGCACCAGCACCAGTAATAGCGAGAGCCCGCAGAGTGTCACAAATCCGAAGACCGAGGGTTATCCCGTGATACCGGATATCCCCATAAAACAGGAAGAAAATGTCATTGAATTTGGTGAAAGAAAAGTCTTGACAAGTGCTGAACTGTTTGTCATCAAGCCGGAAAGCGGTATTACCAGAAAACCGCCAGAACCGCCTTTCAAAACAAATTGCAAGATTCTGCGTGCCCCGGCATTCTGGAAACTTTTTACTAAGAAAAAGCGACAGCAACTGGAAAACAGGATATTGGAATATATTAATAAAACCAATGAAGAAAGAGAGGCGCACATCGAAGGTCTGGTCAGAGAGGTGCGGTACGAGGCAAACGAGGGCGACCCTTACCAGGCTCTGGACGGGCAAAAGCATGTAGTAGCCGCCAAAAAACTGTCCAAAGGTACTGTACTGGGGCATTACCGGGGCTCTCTCTGGTTGATAGATGAGAATGCCCCGTCTCCTGAGTGTGGTACGTTAGACCAGCAAATATCCTATTCCGTTAACTGTGACTACAAAGAAGAAGGAGAAGAAGCCACGGATGATTGTCAGGAAATGTACTGGCTTTCAGGTTATGACGACGGCAATATTTTTTCCTGCGTTAACGACTGTACCGTCACCAGTAATGCTGACCACGATACCGCTACTGTAGAGCCAAACGTCAGTTTCATTATTGTTTATATGGATGATTTCCCCGTGGTTATGGTCGTGACAACAGAGGATATCCCGGAGGGCAAAGGACTCTGGCTGAGCTATGGAGAACCTTACTGGGACTATAAAAACGAACCGGTTGTGGTGCCCGAAGATGAAAATGATCGTAGCGGAGCCAGGGCAAAAAACAAAAAACACGTGTGTGATGTGTGTGGAAGGGAGCTTGCTAATCCCGGAAGTCTCACAAGACACAAGCTCATCCACACCGGAGAGAAGCCTTATGAGTGCGATGTGTGTCAAAAGGGATTTGTTCAACCCCATAACCTCATAGTACACAAGATGCGCACCCACACCGGAGAGAAGCCTTATGGGTGTGATATGTGTAAAAAGGGATTTGCTGAATCCGGAGACTTAGCAAAACACAAGCGCACCCACACCGGAGAGAAGCCTTATGAGTGTGATGTGTGTCAAAAGAGGTTTGCTGTTCTCGGAGACTTGGCAAAACACAGGCGCACCCACACCGGAGAAAGGCCTTATGAGTGCGATGTGTGCCAAAAGGGATTTGCGTGCTCCAGTAACCTCATAAGACACAAGCGCATCCACACCGGAGAGAAGCCTTATAAGTGCGATGTGTGTGAAAAGAGATTTGCTTGCTCCAATAACCTCGCAAGACACAAGCGCACCCAACACAAGAACCTCCCAACAGAACAACCGCCACAGCAATAG